A section of the Roseivirga sp. BDSF3-8 genome encodes:
- a CDS encoding universal stress protein, whose translation MYAYKRLLVALDLTAMDDTLVRYTAFLAKNINADAIYFLHVSPSLELPDDIGAEYRDVIAPVDETLEHSIKDMLDRYFDYDCTIEVEAQEGNPGENILKWIKVKNIDLVIVGRKQEMKGTGALGSRLSRIAPCSILFVPENFEAKLEDITVSSDYSKHSAIALEEAYDLAKSSSAKLHLVHVTHVPPGYHKTGKSYEEFGKIMVENARKDADKFLKKYLPDYQDKVNVLIKLDDDKSPADKLYDASKELNADLMIVGSKGRTALASLLLGSVADKLAGYTRTLPLLVVKDKKENLSFFEALLKL comes from the coding sequence ATGTACGCCTACAAACGTCTGCTTGTCGCCCTTGATTTGACTGCCATGGACGATACCCTCGTCCGCTATACCGCCTTTCTCGCAAAGAATATCAATGCAGATGCAATCTACTTCCTGCATGTTTCCCCTTCGCTGGAGCTACCTGATGACATTGGTGCGGAGTACCGTGATGTAATAGCTCCGGTAGATGAGACTCTGGAACATAGTATCAAAGACATGCTGGATCGCTACTTTGACTACGATTGTACTATTGAGGTGGAGGCGCAGGAGGGTAATCCGGGTGAAAACATCCTGAAATGGATCAAGGTAAAAAACATAGACCTGGTGATAGTAGGCCGCAAGCAGGAAATGAAGGGAACCGGCGCTCTGGGCAGCAGGCTCTCACGCATTGCTCCCTGCAGTATTTTGTTTGTGCCGGAAAACTTTGAAGCCAAGCTGGAGGATATCACTGTAAGCAGTGACTATAGTAAGCACTCTGCTATTGCTCTGGAGGAGGCCTATGATCTGGCTAAATCCAGCAGTGCAAAACTGCACCTGGTGCATGTGACCCATGTGCCTCCGGGTTATCATAAAACGGGAAAATCGTACGAGGAATTCGGAAAGATCATGGTAGAGAACGCCCGAAAGGATGCTGACAAGTTTCTGAAAAAGTACCTGCCGGATTACCAGGATAAAGTAAATGTACTGATAAAGCTGGACGATGATAAGTCGCCTGCTGATAAGCTTTATGATGCCAGCAAGGAGCTTAATGCCGACCTGATGATCGTAGGGAGCAAAGGCCGTACAGCACTTGCCTCTCTGCTATTAGGTAGTGTGGCTGATAAGCTTGCCGGATATACGCGGACACTCCCCCTGCTGGTGGTAAAGGATAAAAAAGAAAACCTGAGCTTTTTCGAGGCACTCCTGAAACTCTAA
- the gpmI gene encoding 2,3-bisphosphoglycerate-independent phosphoglycerate mutase: MNKKVILIIMDGWGISGNDEVSAISKANTPFVDSLYHDYPHSRLEASGKAVGLPAGQMGNSEVGHMNIGAGRIVYQELERIHKSISEGDMARNEILTKALDHAKDKGKKVHFIGLVSDGGVHSHIDHLKGLLSIAADKGLEDNVYVHAFTDGRDTDPKGGTGYLQDLTSHMKNSTGKLATVIGRYYAMDRDKRWERVKLAYDAMVKGQGDVKATDAVAALKEKYAADETDEFIKPIVMTNEDGSPVAKIEEGDVVICFNFRTDRGRQITMALTQQDFPEQDMKKLDLYYVTMTRYDQSFKGVEVILEKSKAENTLGEVLARHGKKQIRIAETEKYPHVTFFFNGGREEEFEGEERILCPSPKVATYDMKPEMSAYEIRDAIVSKLREGEVDFVCLNFANPDMVGHTGVFEAAVKACETVDQCTKAVVEAAMDNGYTSIIFADHGNADYMINDDGSPNTAHTTNLVPCFIVDSELKDINMKDGKLGDIGPTVLKLMGIEAPADMTGEILFE, from the coding sequence ATGAATAAAAAGGTCATACTTATCATAATGGATGGATGGGGAATAAGCGGTAATGATGAAGTATCTGCTATTTCGAAAGCCAATACGCCATTCGTTGATAGCCTCTATCACGATTATCCGCATTCTCGCCTCGAAGCATCCGGCAAGGCCGTGGGCCTCCCGGCAGGGCAAATGGGAAACTCTGAGGTGGGTCATATGAATATAGGGGCCGGCCGCATCGTTTACCAGGAGCTGGAGCGTATACATAAGTCCATTTCAGAGGGAGATATGGCACGTAATGAGATCCTGACCAAAGCGCTGGATCATGCAAAAGATAAAGGAAAGAAAGTACACTTTATCGGATTAGTATCTGACGGAGGTGTGCATTCCCATATTGATCATCTGAAAGGACTCCTGAGTATAGCCGCGGATAAAGGGCTTGAGGACAACGTATATGTGCATGCTTTTACAGATGGCCGTGATACTGACCCTAAAGGGGGGACTGGCTACCTCCAGGACCTGACCTCCCATATGAAAAATAGTACCGGCAAGCTGGCTACCGTAATAGGAAGATACTATGCCATGGACCGTGATAAGCGATGGGAGCGTGTAAAGCTGGCCTATGATGCTATGGTAAAAGGCCAGGGAGATGTGAAAGCCACCGATGCTGTAGCCGCCCTCAAAGAAAAGTACGCAGCAGACGAGACAGACGAGTTTATCAAGCCTATCGTCATGACAAATGAAGATGGCAGCCCGGTAGCTAAGATAGAAGAAGGTGATGTAGTGATCTGCTTTAATTTCCGTACCGATAGGGGGAGACAGATAACCATGGCGCTCACCCAGCAAGACTTTCCTGAGCAGGACATGAAAAAGCTGGACCTCTATTATGTGACCATGACCCGCTACGACCAATCGTTTAAAGGCGTGGAAGTCATCCTGGAAAAATCTAAGGCTGAAAACACATTGGGCGAAGTACTTGCCAGGCATGGTAAAAAACAGATCCGGATAGCCGAAACAGAAAAGTATCCGCATGTGACCTTCTTCTTTAATGGCGGTCGCGAAGAGGAGTTTGAAGGCGAGGAAAGAATACTCTGCCCGTCCCCCAAAGTAGCTACCTATGACATGAAGCCTGAGATGTCTGCGTACGAAATTCGTGATGCCATAGTCAGCAAGCTCAGGGAAGGTGAAGTAGATTTTGTTTGCCTTAATTTTGCCAACCCCGATATGGTAGGTCACACCGGTGTGTTTGAGGCAGCCGTTAAAGCCTGCGAAACCGTAGACCAGTGTACAAAAGCAGTGGTAGAAGCTGCTATGGATAACGGCTATACCAGCATAATCTTCGCTGACCATGGCAATGCAGACTACATGATCAATGATGACGGAAGCCCTAACACAGCCCATACCACTAACCTTGTGCCCTGCTTTATCGTAGACAGTGAGCTGAAAGATATTAATATGAAGGACGGCAAACTCGGAGATATCGGGCCCACCGTTCTGAAGCTGATGGGTATAGAGGCGCCTGCAGATATGACAGGCGAAATATTATTTGAGTAA
- a CDS encoding DUF4783 domain-containing protein, with protein MKRTILMLIFAAWAFPMQLQAQSEVMNDIRAAIKSGSSKELSLYLNDVVELYFYGEMSSYSRTQAEYVLKDFFKENPPRNFIYKHQGSSKDGQLYAIGEYTYDNGTYSILLRIKEFEGKLRIFKIDFIDEQD; from the coding sequence ATGAAAAGAACCATTCTGATGCTCATATTCGCTGCCTGGGCATTCCCCATGCAGTTACAGGCACAGAGCGAGGTGATGAATGATATCCGGGCGGCCATAAAGTCAGGCTCTTCCAAAGAGCTTAGCCTGTACCTGAATGACGTAGTAGAGCTTTATTTCTACGGAGAAATGTCAAGCTACAGCCGTACGCAGGCAGAATATGTCCTGAAGGACTTTTTTAAAGAAAATCCTCCCCGAAATTTCATTTATAAACATCAGGGTAGCTCCAAAGATGGCCAGCTTTATGCCATCGGAGAATACACCTATGACAACGGCACCTACAGTATCTTGTTAAGGATAAAGGAGTTCGAAGGTAAATTAAGGATTTTTAAGATCGATTTTATAGATGAACAGGACTGA
- the nadC gene encoding carboxylating nicotinate-nucleotide diphosphorylase gives MKLPYLKDDTLNAFIKKALEEDLGTGSGAGDHSSLASVPAGAASQARLIIKQDGVLAGVEMARAIFRYVDRTLSMEVHKKDGENVNKGDIAFIISGPARSILTAERLALNCMQRMSGIATYTRGLKKLIDGTGARLLDTRKTTPNFRIAEKWAVAIGGGTNHRFGLYDMVMLKDNHIDFGGGIRKTVAATSEYLEENDLDLKIEVETRNLDEVREAISTNQVDTILLDNMTPETMAEAVKIIDGCCLTEASGGITEQNIRAAAESGVNFISVGALTHSAGVLDMSLKAF, from the coding sequence GTGAAATTGCCCTACTTAAAAGACGACACCCTCAATGCCTTCATTAAAAAGGCACTTGAAGAAGACCTTGGAACAGGGTCAGGAGCAGGAGACCACTCATCTCTGGCATCCGTACCTGCCGGTGCAGCCAGCCAAGCGCGCCTGATCATAAAGCAGGACGGTGTACTTGCCGGAGTGGAAATGGCCCGCGCTATTTTCAGATACGTGGACCGTACCCTGAGCATGGAGGTGCACAAAAAAGACGGTGAAAATGTCAACAAAGGTGACATTGCATTTATCATTAGCGGCCCCGCGCGCAGTATTCTCACCGCTGAGCGACTGGCCCTCAATTGCATGCAGCGCATGAGTGGTATCGCTACCTATACCCGCGGCCTCAAAAAACTCATTGACGGTACCGGTGCACGCCTGCTGGACACCCGCAAGACCACGCCTAACTTCCGGATAGCGGAAAAATGGGCTGTGGCTATTGGTGGCGGAACAAACCATCGGTTCGGTCTGTATGATATGGTCATGTTAAAGGATAATCATATTGATTTTGGTGGAGGCATAAGGAAGACGGTGGCCGCTACCAGCGAGTATCTGGAAGAGAATGACCTGGACCTGAAAATCGAAGTGGAAACGCGCAATCTGGATGAAGTACGTGAAGCAATTTCAACGAACCAGGTAGATACTATTCTCCTGGACAATATGACACCTGAAACTATGGCTGAAGCTGTTAAGATTATTGATGGCTGCTGCCTGACTGAAGCTTCGGGCGGGATTACGGAGCAAAACATTCGCGCTGCAGCCGAATCAGGTGTGAACTTTATTTCTGTTGGCGCCCTAACTCATTCGGCGGGCGTACTGGACATGAGCCTTAAAGCATTTTAA
- a CDS encoding YcxB family protein → MIVKTKKYKLEPGTYIKAAMANILREQWWVGLIFLAICSGYFFVPSHWWITGAVIGLILYFLFWLIQFAGVTQMEQSKILFERMSYEIDSRQVLMKINPRQGMPITWDNIKKARKGGDHFLLIISKAQMIYLPFRIFNTDNERKFTETILKRKGYIKSDAPAEKTK, encoded by the coding sequence ATGATCGTTAAAACGAAAAAATATAAACTCGAGCCTGGTACCTATATAAAAGCCGCTATGGCCAATATTCTGCGGGAGCAGTGGTGGGTAGGGTTAATATTCCTGGCTATTTGCAGCGGATACTTTTTTGTACCCAGCCACTGGTGGATAACCGGTGCGGTTATTGGCCTGATCCTTTACTTCCTGTTCTGGCTTATACAGTTTGCAGGGGTAACTCAGATGGAACAGTCTAAAATACTGTTTGAAAGAATGAGCTACGAGATAGACAGTCGTCAGGTGCTTATGAAGATAAACCCCCGCCAGGGGATGCCTATCACCTGGGACAATATCAAGAAAGCACGAAAAGGGGGGGATCACTTTCTACTTATCATCAGTAAGGCGCAAATGATCTATCTGCCTTTCCGCATATTTAATACGGACAATGAGCGGAAATTCACAGAGACAATCTTAAAAAGAAAGGGTTATATAAAAAGTGATGCCCCGGCAGAAAAAACGAAGTAA